DNA sequence from the Mangifera indica cultivar Alphonso chromosome 18, CATAS_Mindica_2.1, whole genome shotgun sequence genome:
AAACGAACTTAGGCTTCATGTTAGTAGTAGTTGAGGACTACTTGACACTCCTTTAAGATGCAACTCcattggaaaatataaaaacccaTCTAGATGTTGATTTTCATGAATCAACATAACCAGTAAAGTCCAAATCCAAGTAACCAACTACCGCCAAGTATATGTGCATGTAATCTTTGATCTATTGAAGGTAccttatcattttctttgtaGCTCTTTAGTGGTTCATACTTTATACCTGGATTACTCTGATATATTCTCAAAATTCCAGTAGACTTAAACATATATTAGGCTTCCAACAATCAAAGCATATGAAATGTTTtgcattaatttcttttcaagttcatttttcgAACActggttcaaattgaactggTCACCCTTCACAATATAAGCTATATTTGGTGAACAATCATTCATTTGAAATCTTTgtaaaaactttattaatataGATTATTTGAGACAAACCCAAAATACCTTATGATTTTTCCCGGAGGATTCTAATGCCAATTATATAAGATATCTTAcctatatttttcatataaaaaacatCCGATCACATTAAAACATatcagtttgtataaataaattaataaaaaatgtgaatGAACGCACCTACATATTTGTGATAATAAAGAGTGGTTGCACTATATATTCTCGTGCTTCATTATGGTTTTCACCTCTTTGCTATGAATTCATATGCATACTTGAGTGAGCAATGACATACACTAACGTTCTACTTTAGACTTGAatgccattcaattttttatgataGCAATTTAGACCATAAAGGTGTTTTTAATCTTCATCAACTTGTGCTAATTTCTATATTGTTCAGGGACATTATTTTCAGGTCATAATGAAAATTACATTCAGCGTTAAGAGGTTTTTTGTTGCAATTGAAGTCAGTTTACTGAAAGGCTATGTTGCtgctattttctattttctttgcttttgctTATGAGAAGACTAAtgctttttatttctttgatttaaTAATACTTTACCTGTAGCTTTAACATTTAAATTTGCTTAACAAAGAACATCTATATAAATTCAAGGACTAATATTTGTATGttataataattcttttattgGGTCTGGTCCATCTTTATTTTTAGCAACTACAGATCAACCTCTTTATGCTATCATTAGACTGCTTTTGTAAACTCATTCCACCATTTTCATGTGAATTTCAGGTGATAAATTCTCAACAGATTGGGATAAGGCATGGACAAGCTTCAGGAAGCAAGGGAAAAAAACCCTCTTTTCACAGTTTAATCCAAACAAGTATGTGAGCTGGAATCCACCACCTTCAAACTACCCACTGTCTGAGGAGGTTGATCCCATCAAGAGAACTGAAAAGTCAAACCTGATGTTTTGGACTAGTCCAAGATTTTATCTGGTTGGGGCCATTATAGTAGTcacatttcttcttctctatacAATTCTTGCTCCAGTCAAGTAatctaactttattttatttcactcATAGAAAATAGACCTTGTCGTGTTTTGATCATTATGAAGAAATGGACATAGGGGAAGGAGTTGTGAATTGTAAGTAAATGCAActatttgtttttctctttctccaatTGAGCATAACCAATATTTAAGAGCAGCTGAGTATTGTTAATGGACAGTTAGCTTACCTAGAAAGGTTCTTAAATGTATTAACCTCACAGTGTGGTATGTAACACTTGAAGAGAAATTTCTTCCATATGCATTGACCTGGGAACTTTCagagaaattaaataaagaaatctaAAGACTTTACTTGGTTTAAAAGGAGAAATTCTTTTCGGACTAGTCTATTGTTATCGGtagcataatttttttcatacaaaGTAACGTAAAATCTGAATGATTGTTCCTCAATCTTGTCCTTAGTAATGCTGAAATTTCTCACATTTTGTTGATGCTTTTGGGAGTAACTGAGTGAAGAAATTTCACATTAGAAAAGAATTAGACCAGCGAATTTGTGCTGAGGGTGTTGTCTTATTATTATGCATGAGGTCTTGTTGCAAAAATTTCtgttctttttctgtttttagtGAATGGTATATAGAGGTCTGAGTTAATTAACATGTTTGATTAAGAGGCTATCTAAACTCCCTGAGACCACCCAGCATATGTGTGGTACCCAGGGCATTTCAATTACAAATGATGGCCTCTTATGAGAATATCTATGATTGgcaattgtatataaaatttgcTTGTAGAGGATTCAACATTGCAGTAAATtcattgataaatttatgtcaaagatttgatttatgatcAGTTATCTCAAACCTTTTATTTTGAAGTGTTCTCCTGATTAAGTTTtggattcaaaaaaaaattctgtaTGTGAGATTCTCTTGCCAGAACTATTAACTCCTCGTTGCAACAAGCAACCTTTTATGTTTTGTTCTAATTTATGCTTTACATGAGGCTTTTCCATTTCTTACCTTATGGTAATTTGGTCTGATGCATCATATGACACGTATCTGCACACACATACATCTGTGATTACAAGTGAGCGTGGTACCATGATGCATAGTGCCAAACGACAAAGCTTGACAAGCAATAGCAGCCAGACTGGTGGTGATGCTGAAAAACATGTAGGAGCCGGTCTGTGGCTACAAGGGTACTCATGTTAGCCACTTGGTTGGAAAAAGCTTTgcttttgttataattatatctaGGAATAAAAGCTCAATGGGGTGCAAAGTCCTGAAGCCATCAAGAAGTGCTCCCTAAGAATTTCTTTTTTCCAATGTCAACAAGGTCAACTGTCCATGTGTTTTCTTCCTGAAACTCGAAGATGGAGTTTAGACTCAAAAGTTTTTTATCCTACTGTTCTTCCACTACTTGTTTTCTCTGTACCTAATGTACACATCTTTACTTTTGTCTCTATTCTTCCTTGCAAAGGCATTTTGAGTCACTTTCATTGGGGACAAGAAGACTTCAAAAAACATGACAACAAGATATTGTAGTCAGGAGCATTCTTTAGTTTGTCTGTTCATGTAAAGCATGGactaagattttttaaatcttttaatctgTTTTTACTCATCAAAATCAGTTTTCCCATCTGGGTTCATTATGCATAGCTCTTCTGTTTTCTTGATTGGATTATCTTATCTTGCGGAGCTCCTGCCCCATCAGTCAGCTGAAAGATATTACAAGCTAcgtttttcttaaattttatgcataaagCTGTTTAAAAATCTGCATAATGAATATGAACAAAATTGCGGAAATTGaccattaaaaatcttaaaagcTAGCAGGTTTATTTGTGGTCCTCAATAATTATGATTAGATAACCAACAGTtgaaaaaggtatttatacatTGAAAGTAACAGGCATTTTGGAGCAGCAAGCTAATGCCCTCTGCCACTTTAGaacaatgtgtatatatatacctCCTTAACTTCTCCTTTTATTCTCACTTTAGTTTATCATTGAAACCCAATTCCCAAATCATAGCCTGTGTTGTTTATCATCTATTACAAATTGACAATGACATTTCTGTTAAACACAAATTACCATTCATTTAGTTGCTCTCTTTCCTCAGAATCTTCAGGAGCAATGGCTGATTCTCACAAGAAAGGGAAGGTAAGGTTACCACCGCGGCGAGGTCTGatcaaagttaaaatattatccaacatTGTGAAGATGGTAGCCAGAGCAGCTGCAAAAGCTGGAAGAAGactgaagaagaaagaatagaAGGTGATACCAGAAGAAACGTAGCTTCCATAACCACATGACTCGAATGGCATAATTTACTAAAACTTGAGACCAACTTTTTAACATTATTGTTCCTGGTACTTGCTTGTTTATTTATTCCCCTCTGTTGTAAAGTTCCACTGCTCTGAAATGAATGAGAACTACCTTCTGTTGGCTTGTTTATATATGTTCTTTCTGTATTCAACTCATACTTTTCAGTCAGGCTTTAAACTTAGAATCACAAGTTTGCTTTCCCTGGAAACTTTTAAGAAATTGTCGATCAAATTTGTTCATGATTCTTCTTATTCCTTAACCATGGGAGAATCTATGGATATGTGCCAAATAATTGatgttcaatttcttttttcttctttatagaTTAAACTAACAATATAATTagggccaaacgactatgtcccacccaaggtttgatgttttctcaagtttccaccctttaactatggaaacaccaaacacccacccatggccggttagatttaacaaaaccctaacggtggtaagggtaaaatcgttattttcgctagaatattaaaaataaactaaaataaaatataattttgcccccctaaactttaaaaactaaaattttcccccagc
Encoded proteins:
- the LOC123201363 gene encoding uncharacterized protein LOC123201363 isoform X1, with translation MTENPGWLAQQVKRLHIWNLLEMQMDIQARIGIITSHFFCSKSNKPPSSSNSRWPLRPACSAKNSQVPQQNGDNNKGDKFSTDWDKAWTSFRKQGKKTLFSQFNPNKYVSWNPPPSNYPLSEEVDPIKRTEKSNLMFWTSPRFYLVGAIIVVTFLLLYTILAPVK
- the LOC123201363 gene encoding uncharacterized protein LOC123201363 isoform X2 encodes the protein MGITIKVQAGFIVIFSPDFSIYLVINHLGDKFSTDWDKAWTSFRKQGKKTLFSQFNPNKYVSWNPPPSNYPLSEEVDPIKRTEKSNLMFWTSPRFYLVGAIIVVTFLLLYTILAPVK